A genome region from Longimicrobium sp. includes the following:
- a CDS encoding DUF2752 domain-containing protein: MQLRAAAPPVRALWAAAAIAAAAPAALVLYRYNPLAVSFYPRCILFVATGIYCPGCGALRAAHALLHGRILTALDYNGLFVVALPFLAWAIAAQGLEAIAGRPVLPTVQLSGRMARGILWLFIVFTVLRNIPVYPFSILAP; encoded by the coding sequence GTGCAGCTCCGCGCCGCCGCTCCACCGGTTCGCGCGCTGTGGGCCGCCGCCGCCATCGCGGCGGCGGCCCCTGCCGCGCTGGTGCTGTACCGGTACAACCCGCTGGCCGTAAGCTTCTATCCGCGCTGCATCCTGTTCGTGGCCACGGGCATCTACTGCCCGGGGTGCGGCGCGCTGCGGGCGGCGCACGCGCTGCTGCACGGCCGCATCCTGACCGCGCTGGACTACAACGGCCTGTTCGTGGTGGCGCTGCCGTTCCTCGCCTGGGCCATCGCGGCGCAGGGGCTGGAGGCCATCGCCGGGCGGCCGGTGCTCCCCACGGTGCAGCTGTCGGGGCGGATGGCGCGCGGGATCCTGTGGCTCTTCATCGTCTTCACCGTTCTGCGCAACATCCCCGTCTACCCGTTCAGCATCCTGGCGCCCTGA
- a CDS encoding CD225/dispanin family protein yields the protein MALMTCPDCANQYPDDSPYCPNCGRPNPARQAGATGASGTPASGTPSSGTPGSSETPASTSSTYTTGSPGGTGASNANPFSPGAGPAGGSTSGTGSTGGYTGGTGSTGGYTGATGSTGSTGGGAYGETPSSGGGYTGGGYAGGPQPGGPGYGQPGGGYGGGGQQGGAYGGGGGYGGQPGGGYGGPPPQQIPNYLVQAILVTLCCCLPLGIVSIVYATQVNTKRDAGDIQGALTASANAKKWSMIALGAGILAWIIWGALYGFAMMAAIAGSAGAPS from the coding sequence ATGGCCCTCATGACCTGCCCCGACTGCGCCAACCAGTACCCCGACGACTCGCCGTACTGCCCCAACTGCGGGCGCCCCAACCCGGCGCGCCAGGCGGGTGCCACCGGCGCCTCCGGCACCCCGGCTTCCGGCACCCCGTCGTCCGGTACCCCGGGCAGCAGTGAGACCCCGGCCAGCACCAGCTCCACCTACACCACCGGCTCGCCCGGCGGCACCGGCGCCTCCAACGCGAACCCCTTCTCGCCCGGGGCGGGCCCGGCCGGCGGCTCCACGAGCGGTACCGGCAGCACGGGCGGCTACACCGGCGGAACGGGCTCCACGGGCGGCTACACCGGCGCGACGGGGTCCACCGGCTCCACCGGCGGCGGCGCGTACGGCGAGACGCCGTCGAGCGGCGGCGGGTACACCGGCGGCGGCTACGCGGGCGGTCCGCAGCCGGGCGGCCCCGGCTACGGCCAGCCGGGCGGCGGGTACGGCGGCGGCGGGCAGCAGGGCGGCGCGTACGGCGGCGGGGGCGGGTACGGCGGGCAGCCGGGCGGGGGCTATGGCGGCCCGCCGCCGCAGCAGATCCCCAACTACCTGGTGCAGGCCATCCTGGTCACGCTCTGCTGCTGCCTTCCGCTCGGCATCGTGTCCATCGTCTACGCCACGCAGGTGAACACCAAGCGCGACGCGGGCGACATCCAGGGCGCGCTCACCGCCTCGGCCAACGCCAAGAAGTGGTCGATGATCGCGCTCGGCGCCGGCATCCTGGCGTGGATCATCTGGGGCGCGCTGTACGGCTTCGCCATGATGGCGGCCATCGCCGGCAGCGCGGGCGCGCCGAGCTGA